In Populus nigra chromosome 10, ddPopNigr1.1, whole genome shotgun sequence, the following proteins share a genomic window:
- the LOC133705511 gene encoding uncharacterized protein LOC133705511, producing the protein MPEKGESQSWIFHRSNFVLQWRLHVLAAIVFLGMVVIGSIDGGTIRSIVESRRSTKQYLTMKPHTRHPLTNLTQQQETLRNFSAITKNGKTNTPSAQESNDKKPHTQHPLTNLTQRQETLQNFSTVTKNGTTNNPLAQENNDIDTRVPPSSNIVLNNDENVSFAQNYSDGVLENLASGRNGSDGSLKWVSTALEPNVTENLLSRWLAPEGEPCRGSRTVEIVIPGLDGKDLIELTAGDSHEFGFQALDESKNLVCSGGDYFETDLSGEAWKSRPLVRDFGNGSYSILLQVHPDFSGDYNLTLILLFRHFQGLKYYPQRVAFDKQLRKFRIKFVKGGAQLPKIETCEKSDFNRDLWLGRWTRQAKNDGCQISNDGRYRCLAPDFPCQSPWCSGSLGLLESNGWVYSSHCSFRLFSADSAWNCLKNRWIFFWGDSNHVDTIRNMLNFVLDLPQIPSVPRRFDMNFSNPKDASQSVRITSIFNGHWNETMNYEGFNSLVNERFRNLLKKYFSEDTVPDTIIMNSGLHDGVHWHSFRAYSEGAGYAASFWKEVMDSVKQRGLAVPQIFYRTTIATGGYARSLAFNPNKMEVFNWVALDKFRRAGLVSGVIDNFDMTFPWHFDNRCSDGVHYGRAPAKMKWRDGEIGHQYFVDLMLAHVLLNALCSR; encoded by the coding sequence ATGCCTGAAAAAGGAGAGAGCCAGTCATGGATTTTTCACCGCTCAAACTTTGTGCTCCAATGGCGTCTTCATGTACTAGCAGCTATTGTTTTCCTTGGCATGGTGGTTATTGGGAGCATAGATGGGGGCACCATTAGAAGCATTGTCGAATCAAGAAGGTCCACGAAGCAATATTTGACCATGAAACCTCACACACGACACCCTCTCACAAATCTAACCCAGCAACAAGAAACCCTTCGAAATTTCTCTGCAATCACAAAAAATGGCAAAACCAATACCCCATCAGCCCAAGAGAGCAACGACAAGAAACCTCACACACAACACCCACTCACAAATCTAACCCAGCGACAAGAAACCCTTCAAAATTTCTCTACAGTCACAAAAAATGGCACCACAAATAACCCATTAGCCCAAGAGAACAACGACATTGATACCAGGGTCCCACCTAGTTCTAACATAGTACTAAACAACGACGAGAATGTTTCTTTTGCTCAGAATTATTCAGATGGAGTTTTGGAGAATTTAGCCTCAGGAAGGAATGGATCAGATGGTAGTCTGAAGTGGGTGTCGACTGCATTGGAGCCAAACGTGACGGAAAACCTTCTTTCTAGGTGGCTAGCTCCTGAAGGGGAGCCTTGTAGAGGGTCACGTACGGTGGAGATTGTGATTCCTGGACTGGATGGTAAAGATTTGATTGAGTTGACAGCTGGTGATAGTCATGAATTTGGTTTTCAAGCTCTGGATGAGTCCAAGAATCTTGTTTGTTCAGGTGGCGATTATTTCGAGACTGATCTTTCAGGGGAGGCATGGAAATCAAGGCCTTTAGTCAGGGATTTTGGAAATGGGTCTTACTCTATTTTGCTTCAAGTTCATCCTGATTTTTCTGGTGATTATAATCTTACTCTTATTTTGCTCTTTAGGCATTTTCAAGGTCTTAAATATTATCCACAGAGAGTTGCTTTTGATAAACAATTGCGTAAGTTTCGAATCAAGTTTGTTAAGGGCGGTGCTCAGTTGCCAAAGATTGAAACTTGTGAAAAATCTGATTTCAATAGAGATCTTTGGCTAGGAAGGTGGACTAGGCAGGCTAAAAATGATGGTTGCCAAATCAGTAATGATGGCCGGTACCGCTGTCTGGCGCCAGATTTTCCATGCCAAAGTCCTTGGTGTAGTGGTTCTTTAGGGTTGTTAGAGAGTAATGGCTGGGTGTATTCAAGTCACTGTTCATTTAGGCTTTTCTCAGCTGATTCTGCTTGGAATTGCTTGAAGAATCGCTGGATTTTCTTTTGGGGTGATTCAAATCATGTTGATACTATAAGAAACATGCTCAATTTTGTGTTGGATTTGCCTCAAATACCATCAGTTCCTAGACGGTTTGATATGAACTTTTCAAACCCGAAAGATGCATCTCAAAGTGTTAGAATTACTAGCATTTTCAATGGTCATTGGAATGAGACAATGAATTATGAAGGATTTAATTCCTTGGTAAATGAAAGATTTAGGAATCTGTTGAAGAAGTACTTCTCAGAGGACACAGTGCCAGACACTATAATCATGAATTCAGGTTTACATGATGGCGTGCATTGGCATAGTTTTAGAGCATATTCAGAGGGAGCAGGGTATGCAGCATCATTCTGGAAAGAAGTCATGGATTCGGTGAAGCAGAGAGGGTTGGCAGTTCCACAGATCTTTTACCGGACAACAATAGCCACTGGTGGGTATGCAAGATCACTAGCATTTAATCCGAACAAGATGGAGGTATTTAATTGGGTTGCGCTAGATAAATTTAGGCGAGCTGGGTTGGTTTCTGGTGTGATAGATAACTTTGATATGACTTTTCCATGGCATTTTGACAATCGGTGCAGTGATGGGGTACATTATGGCAGAGCTCCAGCTAAGATGAAGTGGAGGGATGGTGAAATCGGCCACCAGTATTTTGTGGACCTCATGCTGGCTCATGTGCTGCTCAATGCTCTGTGTTCAAGGTAG
- the LOC133704416 gene encoding UPF0613 protein PB24D3.06c — MIDMSFSTSSASSSSTTVSSPSSTATSWFSGIVRGRTNRSGSVKMMNNSSEHNAGPIKAKNQFRGVLFKYGPKPIQVAFKTGDYKQQVIFIGGLTDGFLATEYLEPLAIALDKEKWSLVQLLMSSSYTGYGTSSLKQDASELDQLVSYLINKEDSEGVVLLGHSTGCQDIVHYMRTNAACSRAVRAAILQAPVSDREYRATLPETASMIDLASTMIAEGRSSELMPKEADPSAPITAYRYHSLCAYMGDDDLFSSDLSDDQLRMRLGHMSNTPCQVIFSMADEYVPEYVDKKALVERLCRVMGGAEKVEIEHGNHSLSNRVQEAVQAIVDFVKRDGPKGWDDPWN; from the exons ATGATTGATATGAGTTTCTCGACATCATCAGCATCCTCCTCATCTACGACTGTTTCCTCACCTTCTTCTACGGCAACTTCCTGGTTTTCCGGTATTGTTCGTGGCCGAACAAATAGATCCGGCAGCGTGAAAATGATGAATAACTCCAGTGAACACAATGCTGGACCTATCAAAGCCAAGAATCAGTTTCGTGGTGTGCTTTTCAAGTACGGACCCAAACCTATTCAG GTTGCGTTTAAAACCGGTGATTATAAACAACAGGTCATTTTTATTGGTGGATTGACTGATGGTTTTCTAGCCACTga aTACTTGGAGCCTCTTGCCATTGCTTTGGATAAGGAGAAATGGTCACTTGTTCAGCTTCTTATGTCATCCTCGTATACCGGATACGGCACCTCCAGCTTGAAACAA gaTGCCTCAGAACTTGATCAGCTGGTAAGTTATTTGATCAACAAAGAAGATTCTGAGGGTGTGGTACTACTTGGGCACAGTACTGGCTGTCAG GATATTGTGCATTACATGCGAACAAATGCTGCGTGCTCCCGAGCAGTCCGTGCTGCCATTTTACAG GCTCCAGTTAGTGATCGGGAGTATAGAGCAACTCTTCCTGAAACAGCTTCCATGATAGACCTGGCTTCAACCATGATAGCTGAAGGTCGGAGCTCGGAATTAATGCCCAAGGAAGCTGATCCCTCTGCCCCAATAACTGCCTATAG GTATCACTCGCTTTGTGCCTACATGGGGGATGATGACTTGTTCAGTTCTGATCTTAGTGATGACCAACTGAGAATGAGACTTGGTCACATGAGCAACACACCTTGCCAG GTTATCTTTTCAATGGCTGATGAGTATGTCCCTGAGTATGTTGATAAGAAAGCTCTGGTAGAAAG ATTGTGCAGAGTGATGGGTGGTGCGGAGAAAGTTGAAATTGAACATGGTAACCACTCCCTCTCGAACAGAGTCCAAGAAGCTGTCCAGGCaattgttgattttgttaaaaGAGATGGACCCAAAGGCTGGGATGATCCTTGGAACTGA